In the Gemmatimonadota bacterium genome, one interval contains:
- a CDS encoding (2Fe-2S)-binding protein, producing MKHSITLKVNGTAHAVDVEPRALLVHVLRDTLNLTGTHVGCDTSQCGACTVHLNGRAAKSCTVLAVQADGAEITTIEGMSTAAGLHKLQAAFWEKHGLQCGFCTPGMIMTAADLLASNPSPTEAEIRHALEGNYCRCTGYQNIVEAVKTAAAS from the coding sequence ATGAAGCATTCCATTACCCTCAAGGTCAACGGGACCGCCCACGCCGTCGACGTGGAACCCCGCGCCCTCCTGGTCCACGTCCTCCGCGATACCCTGAACCTGACCGGCACCCACGTCGGCTGCGACACCAGCCAATGCGGCGCCTGCACCGTCCACCTGAACGGCCGCGCCGCCAAGAGCTGTACCGTCCTGGCCGTCCAAGCCGACGGCGCCGAGATCACCACCATCGAGGGCATGAGCACCGCCGCCGGCCTCCACAAGCTCCAGGCCGCCTTCTGGGAAAAACACGGGCTCCAGTGCGGGTTCTGCACCCCCGGCATGATCATGACGGCCGCCGACCTCCTGGCGTCTAACCCGTCCCCCACCGAAGCCGAGATCCGCCACGCCCTCGAGGGCAACTACTGCCGCTGTACCGGCTACCAGAACATCGTCGAGGCGGTGAAAACCGCCGCGGCGAGCTGA
- a CDS encoding xanthine dehydrogenase family protein molybdopterin-binding subunit produces MATLFGSGIKRREDPRFLAGTGLFTDDVKLPDLAYAAVVRSPYAHAKITRIDVDAARKAPGVIAVITGKDLVGKVGTVPCAFNVPGCGLITPPHHMLAVDKVRYVGDGVALIVAESRAAARDAVDLVDVDYEPLGATVDPEKATQPGAPQLHAEVPNNVALTWVVAGGDAEAAFASAPVKVKLRIVQQRLLPTAMEPRAAVATFNKAMGQLTLWTTSQNPHIHRFLCSLMLGLPEHKVRVVSPDVGGGFGSKLAVYADEALVSYAAMTLGRSVKWTEDRSENYTVTTHGRDHIEYVEMCGTKDGTITGIRTKVYAGLGAYASTAAPGVPTILHGLMYSGAYMIPNIHGTIVGVYTSTTPVDAYRGAGRPEATFLIERLVDTYARQLGMDPVEVRRKNLIPKEKMPYTVATGITYDSGDYHTAMDKALGIIDYQGFRAEQAKARKAGKYLGIGVSTYTEICGLGPSQVAGQIGFGGGLYESAIVRVYPTGMVRAYIGTRPHGQGEETTFAQIVADEFGVPVESVEIVAGDTDNTAQGWGTYGSRTTAVGGAALKNAAVKVKEKAKKLAAHLLEANENDLEWNEGKFQVKGSPTQSKSFGELALMANVAWNMPAGMEPGLEANAFFDPTNFVFPYGTHVSTVEVDIETGDTKILRYVCVDDCGPHINPMIVEGQVHGGVIQGVGEAMQEIAIYTDDGQLATGTMMDYAVPKASQMPRIESHYTYTPTTVNPLGVKGIGEAGTIASVPCIVNAVIDALSPLGINHIDKPLTPARVWAAIQQAKGGAQ; encoded by the coding sequence ATGGCTACGCTATTCGGTTCCGGCATCAAACGGCGCGAAGACCCCCGGTTCCTCGCCGGCACCGGCCTCTTCACCGACGACGTCAAACTCCCCGACCTGGCCTACGCGGCCGTGGTCCGAAGCCCCTACGCCCACGCCAAGATCACCCGGATCGACGTCGACGCCGCCCGGAAAGCGCCCGGCGTCATTGCCGTCATCACCGGCAAAGACCTCGTCGGCAAGGTCGGGACGGTGCCCTGCGCCTTCAACGTCCCCGGCTGCGGGCTGATCACCCCGCCCCACCACATGCTGGCCGTCGACAAGGTCCGCTACGTCGGCGACGGGGTGGCCCTGATCGTGGCCGAGTCGCGCGCGGCGGCCCGGGACGCGGTGGACTTGGTCGACGTGGACTACGAACCGCTCGGCGCCACCGTCGACCCCGAGAAGGCCACCCAGCCCGGAGCGCCGCAGCTCCACGCCGAGGTGCCGAACAACGTCGCGTTGACGTGGGTGGTGGCGGGCGGCGACGCCGAGGCGGCGTTTGCGAGTGCCCCGGTCAAGGTCAAGCTCCGGATCGTCCAGCAGCGGTTGCTGCCGACCGCCATGGAGCCCCGCGCCGCGGTGGCCACCTTCAACAAGGCCATGGGCCAGCTGACCCTCTGGACCACCAGCCAAAACCCCCACATCCACCGGTTCCTCTGCTCCCTGATGCTCGGCCTGCCCGAGCACAAGGTCCGGGTCGTTTCGCCCGACGTCGGCGGCGGGTTCGGCAGCAAGCTCGCGGTCTACGCCGATGAGGCCCTGGTGAGCTACGCGGCCATGACGCTCGGCCGCTCGGTCAAATGGACCGAAGACCGGTCCGAGAACTACACGGTGACGACCCACGGCCGCGATCACATCGAGTACGTCGAGATGTGCGGCACCAAAGACGGCACCATCACCGGGATCCGCACCAAGGTCTACGCCGGGCTCGGCGCCTACGCCTCGACCGCGGCGCCGGGCGTGCCCACGATCCTTCACGGGCTGATGTACTCGGGCGCCTACATGATCCCGAACATCCACGGCACCATCGTCGGCGTCTACACCTCAACCACCCCGGTCGACGCCTACCGCGGCGCCGGCCGCCCGGAAGCCACCTTCCTGATCGAACGGCTGGTCGACACCTATGCCCGGCAGTTGGGAATGGACCCGGTCGAGGTCCGCCGGAAGAACCTGATCCCGAAGGAGAAGATGCCGTACACGGTGGCCACCGGGATCACCTACGACTCCGGCGACTACCACACCGCCATGGACAAGGCGTTAGGCATCATCGACTACCAGGGCTTCCGGGCCGAGCAGGCCAAGGCCCGGAAGGCCGGCAAGTACTTAGGGATCGGCGTCTCCACCTACACCGAAATCTGCGGGTTGGGACCGAGCCAGGTGGCCGGCCAGATCGGCTTCGGCGGCGGGCTCTACGAGTCGGCCATCGTCCGGGTCTACCCCACCGGCATGGTCCGCGCCTACATCGGCACCCGGCCCCACGGCCAGGGTGAAGAAACCACCTTTGCCCAGATCGTGGCCGACGAGTTCGGGGTCCCGGTGGAATCGGTGGAAATCGTGGCGGGTGACACCGACAATACCGCCCAAGGCTGGGGCACCTACGGCAGCCGGACCACGGCGGTCGGCGGCGCCGCCCTCAAGAACGCGGCCGTCAAGGTCAAGGAAAAGGCCAAGAAACTGGCCGCCCACCTGCTCGAGGCCAACGAGAACGACCTCGAGTGGAACGAGGGCAAGTTCCAGGTCAAAGGCTCGCCCACTCAGTCGAAATCGTTCGGCGAGTTGGCCCTGATGGCCAACGTTGCCTGGAACATGCCCGCGGGCATGGAGCCGGGCCTCGAAGCCAACGCGTTCTTCGACCCGACCAACTTCGTGTTCCCCTACGGGACCCATGTCTCCACCGTGGAAGTGGACATCGAGACCGGCGACACCAAGATCTTGCGGTACGTCTGCGTCGACGACTGCGGGCCCCACATCAACCCGATGATCGTCGAGGGCCAGGTCCACGGCGGGGTGATCCAGGGCGTCGGCGAGGCCATGCAAGAGATCGCGATCTACACCGATGACGGCCAACTCGCGACCGGCACCATGATGGACTACGCGGTGCCGAAAGCGAGCCAGATGCCCCGGATCGAGTCGCACTACACCTACACCCCGACGACGGTGAACCCGTTAGGCGTCAAGGGCATCGGCGAGGCCGGCACGATCGCCTCGGTGCCCTGTATCGTCAATGCGGTCATCGACGCCTTGAGCCCGCTCGGCATCAACCATATCGACAAACCGCTGACCCCGGCCCGCGTCTGGGCCGCAATTCAGCAGGCGAAGGGAGGGGCCCAATGA